A window from Kovacikia minuta CCNUW1 encodes these proteins:
- a CDS encoding DUF4255 domain-containing protein, whose amino-acid sequence MSNALAIGAVTAVIKNLLENGLIRQGIASSLGDSPAITLLAPELEGGNSGAQAKDRLNLFLYQTMPNQGWRNVGLPARDSRGQELSNPPLALDLSYLLTAYSREAFHAEIMLGYAMQLLHEIPVLTREAIRSALRSLASSDIAAEKALAAADLADQIEQIKITPQVMNTEEMSKLWSAMQSQYRPTAVYQASVVLIEGRRSTRSALPVRDRKLIALPFDRPLIETVSPPVILARGTLTILGQNLKANIVRVNFGTEPAITPNPATMTDSQIQVPLPTGLRAGINTVQVIHLLDLGTGSPSEPHRGFESNVVPFMLAPRIITSPPFPLAVLQVPQGGTLTLTVDPPIGRSQRVALLIGDLTLPLPARPDTSPETTTNLSFPIPANFPQDIFLMRLRVDGAESPLEVDQNPNSSTFNQYIGPKVEIT is encoded by the coding sequence ATGAGTAATGCCCTCGCGATCGGAGCCGTCACCGCGGTGATCAAAAATCTGTTGGAAAACGGTCTGATCCGTCAGGGGATTGCCAGCAGCTTAGGGGATTCTCCCGCCATTACCCTGTTGGCACCAGAGCTTGAGGGCGGCAACTCTGGTGCCCAGGCAAAAGATCGGTTAAATCTTTTCCTGTACCAAACCATGCCAAATCAGGGATGGCGGAATGTGGGGCTACCTGCGCGGGATAGTCGGGGACAGGAACTTTCCAACCCACCCCTTGCCTTAGATTTAAGCTACTTACTCACTGCCTACAGTCGGGAAGCTTTCCATGCTGAGATTATGCTGGGTTACGCGATGCAGCTATTGCACGAAATTCCAGTGTTGACACGGGAAGCGATTCGTTCTGCCCTGCGGAGTCTAGCATCCAGTGATATTGCCGCGGAAAAAGCTTTGGCAGCCGCCGATCTGGCAGACCAGATCGAACAAATCAAAATTACTCCCCAGGTCATGAACACAGAGGAGATGTCTAAACTCTGGTCGGCAATGCAGAGTCAGTATCGCCCAACCGCTGTTTATCAAGCTTCAGTTGTGTTGATTGAGGGACGCCGATCGACCCGTTCGGCTTTGCCTGTGCGCGATCGCAAACTGATCGCCCTCCCCTTTGATCGCCCCCTGATTGAAACGGTTTCCCCCCCGGTGATTTTGGCAAGGGGAACCCTGACCATTTTGGGGCAGAACCTTAAAGCCAACATTGTGCGTGTGAATTTTGGGACGGAACCCGCAATTACTCCCAATCCCGCAACGATGACGGACTCCCAAATTCAAGTCCCCCTGCCTACCGGACTGCGGGCAGGCATCAATACGGTTCAGGTGATCCATCTGCTTGATTTGGGCACAGGGAGTCCATCAGAACCCCATCGTGGGTTTGAATCCAATGTCGTCCCATTCATGCTGGCACCCCGAATTATCACATCTCCACCGTTTCCCCTGGCAGTATTACAGGTGCCCCAGGGTGGAACGTTGACCCTAACGGTTGATCCCCCCATTGGGCGGAGCCAGCGGGTAGCCTTGCTGATTGGCGATCTCACCCTCCCCCTGCCTGCCCGCCCCGATACCAGCCCAGAAACCACAACGAACCTTAGCTTCCCGATTCCTGCCAATTTTCCCCAAGATATTTTCTTGATGCGCTTACGGGTAGATGGGGCAGAAAGTCCACTCGAAGTTGATCAAAATCCAAATAGTTCCACGTTCAATCAATACATTGGTCCCAAAGTGGAAATCACATGA
- a CDS encoding Uma2 family endonuclease → MTISNPSARPPELPETLPDHTQLPESNGTFVKNFQEHPQSILLTDSIQPVLQQLHPDDQYCIGQDCGIYWRLTEPPEQGAEAPDWFYVPNVPPVLAGQMRRSYVLWQEIVAPLIVLEFVSGNGQEERDQTPYAGKFWVYEQAIRVPFYGIYEVARARVEVYHLIDGHYHLLPANSEERYPIAALNVELGIWQGRYQNVDLPWLRWWDGQGNLLLTGEERAEQERQRAEQERQRAEQAESLLEREQLRIEQLTERLRSLGVDPDQIQ, encoded by the coding sequence ATGACAATCAGTAATCCCTCAGCCCGACCACCCGAACTACCGGAAACCCTGCCGGATCATACTCAGTTGCCAGAATCAAACGGAACCTTTGTGAAAAACTTTCAGGAGCATCCCCAAAGCATTCTGCTAACTGATTCAATCCAACCCGTATTGCAGCAGCTTCACCCCGATGATCAATACTGCATTGGACAGGACTGTGGTATCTACTGGCGCTTGACCGAACCACCAGAACAGGGGGCGGAAGCACCGGATTGGTTCTATGTGCCCAATGTGCCTCCAGTTCTTGCTGGGCAAATGCGGCGTTCCTACGTCCTGTGGCAGGAAATTGTGGCTCCCTTGATTGTTCTGGAATTTGTTTCAGGGAACGGGCAGGAAGAACGCGACCAGACTCCCTATGCAGGAAAGTTCTGGGTGTATGAACAGGCAATTCGAGTTCCGTTTTACGGTATCTATGAAGTCGCTCGTGCCAGGGTAGAGGTTTATCACCTCATTGATGGGCATTACCATTTACTACCCGCTAATTCAGAGGAACGCTACCCCATCGCGGCTCTTAATGTCGAGTTAGGTATCTGGCAGGGGCGCTACCAAAACGTAGATCTCCCCTGGCTACGCTGGTGGGACGGACAGGGGAACTTGCTATTAACGGGCGAAGAACGAGCAGAACAGGAACGACAGCGAGCAGAACAGGAACGACAGCGAGCAGAACAGGCAGAATCTCTCTTAGAACGAGAACAGCTACGAATTGAGCAACTTACAGAACGGTTGCGATCGCTTGGCGTTGATCCGGATCAAATTCAGTGA
- a CDS encoding ATP-binding protein, giving the protein MLSDSSQNWQVANQQYLAAALARVQTVLQQHGVRSQGDAWEQPASAISEWETRAAQLSPPPALLNLCTVFDLTPFERDVLLLCAGIELSATLAQLCTNAQGTQKQAYPTFSLALAVFPTAHWSALTPVRPLRRWQLIEVTQGESLTQSRLRIDERVLHYVNGISYLDDCLSGLVQPLNTQVELPHSHTQLAEQIATLWSDAASNQPVIQLCGTEFDSKQAVAASACHLLNIQLHRLRAIDIPSSAAERNAFAQLWEREAIFSQSALLLDCHEFDQATQRIALAFLDALQGMVIVAAYEPLDMRQHPSLRLDVHKPTPVEQRTLWQTTLGALTPDFNGHLQTLTAHFNLSAPAIYAISEEFKLQQLTNSNQQIANSNQQSVISHQQSGLIENLTLKTQNSKLLWEICRTQSRTRLDNLAQRLQPAATWDSLVLPESQKQTLREIAAQIRQRTTVYETWEFAIASSNGLGISALFAGSSGTGKTMAAEVLAQELNLDLYRIDLSQVVSKYIGETEKNLRRVFDAAEAAGAILLFDEADALFGKRSEVKDSHDRYANIEVSYLLQRMETYRGLAILTTNLRSAIDPAFLRRIRFVVQFPFPDVAQRSEIWQRIFPAKLPTEGLDYCKLAQLNVAGGNIRNIALNAAFLAADNGESVQMKHLLRAAQSEYAKLEKTLTTAETGGWI; this is encoded by the coding sequence ATGTTGAGTGACTCTTCCCAGAATTGGCAAGTTGCAAACCAGCAGTATTTGGCGGCTGCATTGGCAAGAGTCCAGACTGTACTGCAACAGCATGGGGTGCGATCTCAGGGAGATGCCTGGGAACAGCCTGCATCGGCGATCTCCGAGTGGGAGACGAGGGCTGCCCAACTTTCTCCACCCCCTGCCCTGCTCAATTTATGCACGGTATTTGATCTGACCCCCTTTGAACGCGATGTGCTGCTGCTTTGCGCTGGCATCGAATTGAGTGCAACCCTGGCTCAGCTTTGTACCAACGCTCAGGGGACTCAGAAGCAAGCTTATCCGACGTTTAGTTTGGCGTTGGCGGTGTTTCCCACTGCCCATTGGAGTGCCCTCACGCCCGTGCGTCCACTCCGCCGCTGGCAACTCATTGAAGTTACGCAGGGAGAAAGTTTGACCCAGAGCCGACTCCGCATTGACGAGCGTGTATTGCACTACGTGAACGGGATTTCCTATTTAGACGATTGCCTGAGTGGATTGGTACAGCCCTTAAACACGCAGGTTGAATTACCCCACTCCCACACCCAACTAGCAGAACAAATCGCCACACTCTGGTCTGATGCAGCAAGTAATCAGCCTGTGATTCAGCTGTGTGGAACGGAATTTGACAGCAAACAGGCTGTTGCCGCTTCTGCCTGCCATTTGCTCAACATCCAACTCCATCGGTTGCGGGCGATCGATATCCCCAGTTCTGCCGCCGAACGGAATGCCTTTGCGCAGCTTTGGGAGCGGGAAGCCATCTTCAGCCAGAGTGCCCTTCTCTTAGACTGCCATGAATTTGATCAGGCAACCCAACGCATCGCCCTAGCCTTTCTCGACGCCCTACAAGGAATGGTCATTGTTGCCGCCTATGAGCCGCTAGACATGCGCCAACACCCATCCTTGCGGTTAGATGTTCACAAACCCACTCCCGTTGAACAACGCACCCTCTGGCAAACCACCCTTGGTGCCCTCACCCCCGATTTTAACGGGCACCTGCAAACCCTGACCGCCCACTTCAACCTCAGTGCCCCTGCTATCTATGCCATTAGTGAAGAATTCAAACTTCAGCAATTAACAAACAGCAATCAGCAAATAGCAAATAGCAATCAGCAGTCAGTCATCAGTCATCAGCAATCAGGTCTAATTGAAAACTTAACACTCAAAACTCAAAACTCAAAACTTCTGTGGGAAATCTGCCGTACCCAATCCCGCACCCGTTTAGACAATCTGGCACAACGGCTGCAACCCGCTGCAACATGGGATAGTCTGGTTTTGCCGGAATCCCAAAAACAAACGTTACGGGAAATTGCAGCTCAAATTAGACAACGAACAACAGTTTATGAAACCTGGGAATTTGCGATCGCCAGTTCCAATGGTTTAGGTATCAGCGCTCTGTTTGCGGGGTCGAGTGGTACGGGTAAAACGATGGCAGCAGAAGTGTTGGCTCAGGAATTGAACCTGGATCTGTACCGGATTGATTTGAGTCAGGTGGTGAGTAAATACATCGGTGAAACGGAGAAGAATCTGCGGCGAGTCTTTGATGCAGCGGAAGCTGCAGGCGCAATTCTCCTATTTGATGAAGCCGATGCCCTATTTGGCAAACGGAGTGAGGTCAAAGATAGCCACGATCGCTACGCCAACATCGAAGTGAGCTACCTGCTGCAACGCATGGAAACCTACCGGGGATTGGCAATTCTCACCACAAATTTGCGGAGTGCGATCGATCCGGCATTTCTGCGCCGAATTCGATTTGTGGTTCAGTTTCCCTTCCCGGATGTTGCCCAACGTAGCGAAATTTGGCAGCGCATCTTTCCAGCCAAACTCCCCACTGAGGGGCTAGATTATTGCAAACTGGCGCAACTCAATGTCGCCGGTGGCAATATTCGCAATATCGCCCTGAATGCTGCTTTTCTCGCTGCCGATAATGGCGAATCGGTGCAAATGAAACACCTACTGAGAGCGGCTCAAAGCGAGTACGCCAAACTCGAAAAAACCCTTACCACTGCGGAAACGGGAGGTTGGATATGA
- a CDS encoding eCIS core domain-containing protein, with product MSRQFQKSAKAESKPANASTQSRLLQSSWGAQEPSPQSEPAAPPPVLHEAVNIPIHPTDRPIIQPKLTIGPVGDKYEQEADQIAAQVVNQINAPQSSRIRGTIQRHETKEEEDKLQRKPLLQNLSGGIPATPKLEAEIGRSRSGGQPLAENIRTPMERAFGANFSGVRVHTDAQANQLNRSIQAKAFTTKQDIFFRQGAYRPESRSGQELLAHELTHIMQQNSGVVQRSPANSHGSGCACAYCMGGNLHIQRHPDKVHSLGCSCPLCSGKGELIQAKFIETRMTPEAVSIQRQREGTVQTKVTSPQIIPNVQQSITQDTIQRHASWEHRLLGDVTPDALEIMGASRTKATQMTGMRLETSEHGSEFVKVTRGPYTGKVIDQELVLHTLEQEIRRLEYFRDHPPQDASTASAQELSDLDARDRREQARSKGGAFAVSEEMTQDKTWQVRLVKVPLKNHRYEIVTYGELNTLADFYGSTKELYATDPDNFHKIIQGIRQRTMYKLMEIYEEVSGDDKYQKKAKEAREKQAKARTTGAKVLGGVKTVGKVGLGLTGVGAIGLGVDYKLSDASSKYAGLGFEGAIGNTGAVRGELGEARLRGAIPGHEGKKALEGRPETSYGAGLGRNACHFAPESWHNWAAYHKKARALAREAWGMTVEANDMTNDLSESLRRTRRLQADALGGQALIENGFGDHFLQDSYAAGHLINKTQIMQWYVQWLDTQPWDEGLSKQ from the coding sequence ATGAGCAGGCAATTCCAAAAGTCAGCGAAGGCAGAATCAAAACCCGCTAACGCTTCCACCCAATCTCGGTTGTTGCAAAGTAGTTGGGGTGCTCAAGAACCCTCCCCCCAATCTGAACCCGCTGCACCGCCTCCAGTCCTGCATGAAGCAGTGAATATCCCCATTCATCCAACCGATCGTCCCATAATTCAGCCGAAGCTGACGATCGGACCTGTGGGCGATAAATACGAGCAGGAAGCCGATCAGATTGCAGCGCAAGTGGTGAATCAAATCAATGCACCTCAATCTTCAAGAATCAGAGGTACCATTCAGCGCCACGAAACGAAGGAGGAAGAGGACAAACTGCAACGGAAACCTCTATTGCAGAATCTATCTGGTGGTATTCCTGCTACTCCAAAATTAGAGGCTGAGATTGGGCGATCGCGTAGTGGCGGACAACCTTTAGCTGAAAATATTCGCACACCAATGGAACGAGCATTTGGAGCAAATTTTAGCGGTGTTAGAGTGCATACGGATGCTCAGGCTAATCAGTTGAATCGATCGATTCAAGCCAAAGCTTTTACGACTAAGCAGGATATTTTCTTCCGACAAGGGGCGTATCGTCCAGAAAGTCGAAGCGGACAAGAATTGCTTGCTCATGAGTTGACCCATATTATGCAGCAGAATAGTGGAGTTGTGCAGCGTTCTCCAGCTAATAGTCACGGGTCTGGTTGTGCTTGCGCTTACTGCATGGGGGGAAATCTTCACATCCAACGCCACCCAGACAAGGTTCATAGTCTTGGTTGTTCGTGTCCTCTGTGTTCTGGTAAAGGAGAACTAATCCAGGCAAAGTTCATAGAAACTCGGATGACTCCTGAAGCTGTTTCTATCCAAAGGCAACGAGAAGGGACGGTTCAAACTAAGGTAACATCTCCCCAAATCATTCCCAACGTACAGCAATCCATTACTCAAGATACCATTCAGCGTCATGCTTCCTGGGAACATAGACTTCTGGGTGATGTAACTCCCGATGCCTTAGAAATTATGGGCGCGTCGAGGACTAAAGCAACTCAAATGACGGGAATGCGACTGGAAACCAGTGAACATGGCAGTGAGTTTGTCAAAGTCACTCGGGGTCCCTATACAGGAAAAGTGATTGATCAAGAGTTAGTTCTCCATACACTTGAACAAGAAATTAGGCGGCTCGAATATTTTAGAGATCATCCACCTCAAGATGCTTCAACAGCATCGGCACAAGAACTATCAGACTTAGATGCCAGAGATCGCCGTGAACAAGCCCGTAGTAAAGGGGGCGCATTCGCTGTATCCGAGGAAATGACCCAAGACAAAACCTGGCAAGTGCGGTTAGTGAAGGTGCCTTTGAAAAATCATCGCTATGAGATTGTTACCTACGGTGAGTTGAACACACTGGCAGACTTTTACGGCAGTACTAAAGAACTTTATGCCACCGATCCTGATAATTTCCACAAAATCATCCAGGGTATTCGGCAGAGAACGATGTATAAACTCATGGAGATTTACGAAGAAGTTTCTGGCGACGACAAGTATCAAAAGAAAGCTAAGGAAGCCAGAGAAAAACAGGCAAAAGCAAGAACCACAGGTGCAAAGGTTTTAGGAGGTGTAAAAACTGTTGGTAAGGTTGGACTGGGGCTGACCGGCGTAGGTGCGATTGGTCTTGGTGTTGATTATAAACTCTCCGACGCATCATCAAAATATGCCGGATTGGGCTTTGAAGGAGCCATTGGTAATACAGGAGCCGTAAGAGGCGAACTGGGTGAGGCAAGGCTGAGGGGGGCAATTCCTGGGCATGAAGGGAAGAAAGCGCTGGAGGGCAGACCAGAAACTTCTTATGGTGCTGGACTGGGGCGCAATGCTTGTCACTTTGCCCCAGAAAGTTGGCATAATTGGGCCGCCTATCATAAAAAAGCGCGTGCCTTGGCTCGTGAAGCATGGGGGATGACAGTGGAAGCCAATGACATGACCAATGATTTGAGCGAAAGTTTGCGGAGAACCCGACGCTTACAGGCTGATGCTCTAGGTGGTCAAGCTCTGATCGAGAATGGCTTTGGCGACCACTTCCTGCAAGATAGCTATGCAGCGG
- a CDS encoding T4 family baseplate hub assembly chaperone, with product MMRSLSAADILQIWEIGQNQHPLDRALTLLSFALPEMSGEDLVQLSIGQRDALLLTLRELTLGSRMESFAQCPQCQEPLEFTLNLADLRTPEPEEAGNQPHTLTTEGFELVFRLPTSQDLAAIVHCREIEIAQRLLAQRCIQQVSQNGNPINPDLLPIAVLSQIAGQIAASDPQSEMLLDLTCPACQHSWQVLFDIVSFFWTELSVQAKRLLREVHTLARFYGWHEADILSLSPIRRQFYLEQIMG from the coding sequence ATGATGCGTTCTCTGTCTGCTGCTGATATTCTCCAAATCTGGGAAATTGGGCAAAATCAACACCCCCTCGATCGTGCCCTCACCCTCCTCTCCTTTGCCTTGCCAGAGATGAGCGGGGAAGACCTGGTGCAACTCAGCATCGGACAGCGAGATGCGCTCCTGCTTACCCTGCGGGAACTTACCCTTGGTTCCAGGATGGAGAGTTTCGCCCAGTGTCCCCAGTGCCAGGAACCGTTGGAGTTTACCTTGAATCTGGCAGACCTGAGAACCCCAGAGCCAGAGGAAGCGGGTAACCAACCCCATACCTTAACGACCGAGGGATTTGAGCTGGTGTTCAGGTTGCCAACCAGCCAGGATTTAGCCGCGATCGTCCACTGTCGGGAAATCGAGATCGCCCAACGGCTGTTAGCCCAACGGTGTATTCAACAGGTGAGTCAAAACGGAAATCCGATCAATCCAGACCTGCTCCCGATCGCGGTTCTCAGCCAAATTGCAGGTCAGATTGCGGCATCTGACCCCCAATCGGAAATGCTGCTAGACCTCACCTGTCCCGCTTGCCAGCACTCCTGGCAGGTCTTGTTCGATATCGTCAGCTTCTTCTGGACAGAACTCAGTGTTCAAGCAAAACGCCTCCTGCGCGAAGTCCACACCCTGGCTCGTTTCTATGGCTGGCACGAAGCCGATATTTTATCCCTCAGTCCCATCCGACGCCAGTTTTATCTGGAACAGATAATGGGTTGA
- a CDS encoding phage tail sheath family protein — translation MPVTPTYPGVYIEEIPSGVRTITGVATSITAFIGRSRKGLANEAVRIQSYADFERQFGGLWSESSLSYAVQQFFIHGGKDAIIVRVFTKDAATATIALGSLTLAAASPGSWGNALQATVDYPDSVPEDVFNLTIQELESPGSNRIVNTETFLNLSTNVNASRFAKKVLEQDSKLVRVPGDTIASRPAKASAVAASPTGADGGDITANEIVSGTGLAEQRKGLYALDKADLFNLLYIPPLKADDAINTVLTTAAAYCKSRRAILIIDPPVSWGDTASVERGLDALRTTIGDATDYAAVYFPRLKLGDPLKENRTEEFPPGGAIAGIIARTDAERGVWKAPAGIEATFAGVRELSYKLTDGENGRLNPLGVNCLRTFPVYGNVIWGARTLAGADQLASEWKYLPVRRLALFLEESLYRGTQWVVFEPNDEPLWSQIRLNIGAFMNNLFRQGAFQGKTPKEAYFVKCDSETTTQNDINLGIVNIVIGFAPLKPAEFVILKFQQMAGQIAV, via the coding sequence ATGCCCGTTACTCCTACCTATCCCGGTGTTTATATTGAGGAAATTCCCAGTGGCGTTCGGACCATTACAGGTGTTGCCACTTCAATTACGGCATTCATTGGGCGATCGCGCAAAGGGCTGGCAAACGAAGCGGTCAGAATTCAAAGCTATGCGGATTTTGAGCGTCAATTTGGCGGGCTATGGTCTGAAAGTTCTTTAAGCTATGCAGTTCAACAGTTCTTCATTCATGGCGGAAAAGACGCCATTATCGTGCGGGTTTTTACGAAAGATGCGGCTACCGCCACGATCGCCCTCGGTTCATTAACCCTGGCAGCAGCTAGTCCTGGCAGTTGGGGAAATGCGCTCCAGGCTACGGTAGACTATCCCGACTCTGTTCCTGAGGATGTATTTAACCTGACGATTCAAGAGCTGGAATCCCCTGGCTCAAACCGAATTGTTAACACTGAAACATTTTTGAACTTGTCAACCAATGTAAACGCTTCCCGGTTTGCCAAAAAGGTGTTGGAACAGGATTCAAAATTAGTCCGGGTGCCGGGTGATACGATCGCATCCCGACCTGCCAAAGCTTCTGCTGTCGCTGCCAGCCCAACCGGTGCAGATGGGGGTGATATTACAGCCAATGAGATTGTTTCGGGGACTGGATTAGCCGAACAGCGCAAGGGACTCTATGCCCTGGACAAAGCCGACCTGTTCAATCTGCTGTACATTCCCCCCTTAAAGGCGGATGATGCCATCAATACCGTCCTGACCACAGCAGCAGCTTACTGCAAGAGTCGGCGTGCCATCTTAATCATCGATCCACCCGTCAGTTGGGGAGATACTGCCAGTGTTGAGCGGGGATTGGATGCCCTGCGCACCACGATCGGGGATGCAACGGATTACGCAGCGGTCTATTTCCCCCGCTTGAAACTGGGCGATCCCTTAAAAGAAAATCGCACAGAAGAGTTTCCTCCTGGGGGTGCGATCGCCGGTATCATTGCCCGTACCGATGCCGAACGTGGTGTATGGAAAGCCCCTGCTGGAATCGAAGCAACCTTTGCGGGCGTTCGGGAACTCTCCTATAAGCTGACGGATGGTGAGAACGGTCGGTTGAATCCCCTTGGGGTTAATTGCCTGCGCACCTTCCCCGTTTACGGCAACGTCATTTGGGGCGCGCGCACCCTGGCAGGCGCAGACCAACTCGCTTCAGAATGGAAATACCTTCCCGTTCGCCGTCTGGCGCTATTTCTAGAGGAAAGCCTCTACCGGGGTACCCAGTGGGTTGTGTTTGAACCGAACGACGAACCCCTGTGGTCTCAAATTCGCCTCAACATCGGTGCATTCATGAACAACCTGTTTCGCCAGGGTGCCTTTCAAGGCAAAACCCCCAAGGAAGCCTACTTCGTCAAATGTGACAGCGAAACCACGACCCAAAATGACATCAACCTTGGCATTGTGAATATTGTCATCGGGTTTGCGCCCCTGAAACCCGCCGAATTTGTCATCCTCAAATTCCAACAAATGGCAGGGCAGATTGCGGTGTAA
- a CDS encoding phage tail protein produces the protein MAQFSVNAQRFDPYKNFKFRVKWDGKYVAGISKVGALKRTTEVVSHREGGDPSSQRHSPGSTKFEPIMLERGVTHDKEFEQWANKVWNFGSGLGAEVSLKDFRKDLIIEMYNEAGQLAIAYKVFRCWVSEFQALPELDANANAIAIQTLQLQNEGWERDTAVTEPTEPSFLEPA, from the coding sequence ATGGCTCAATTCAGTGTCAACGCCCAGCGATTTGATCCGTACAAGAACTTTAAGTTTCGGGTTAAGTGGGATGGCAAGTATGTGGCGGGAATTAGCAAGGTGGGAGCGTTGAAGCGCACAACGGAAGTAGTGTCGCACCGGGAGGGGGGAGATCCAAGTAGCCAGCGGCACTCACCGGGATCAACCAAGTTTGAACCCATCATGCTGGAGCGGGGGGTTACCCACGACAAGGAGTTTGAACAGTGGGCAAATAAGGTGTGGAACTTTGGATCGGGGTTGGGGGCGGAAGTGTCGCTGAAGGATTTTCGCAAAGACCTGATTATTGAGATGTATAACGAAGCGGGACAGTTGGCGATCGCCTACAAAGTGTTTCGCTGTTGGGTCTCAGAATTTCAGGCACTTCCCGAACTGGATGCGAATGCGAATGCGATCGCCATTCAAACTCTCCAGCTTCAAAACGAAGGCTGGGAGCGTGATACGGCGGTTACAGAACCCACAGAACCAAGCTTCCTTGAACCCGCATAA